The Grimontia kaedaensis genome has a window encoding:
- a CDS encoding LysE family translocator, with protein MEFYQAFLTLTLVHLLGAASPGPDFVMVSQQSLVHGRRAGLLVSLGIALGLAVHIIYSSIGLATVISESSMVLTVMKYLAAAYLIYLGWKGIRSKAAVGDDDQSVNVKPRSASKLISMGFVCNALNPKAPLYFLSVFTLVLSPKMPVIELFLLGVWMMFIQLVWFGSVALVLSKPSVQAKFKRIGHWVDRVLGSVMLAFGLKLLFTSTK; from the coding sequence GTTCTATCAAGCGTTTTTAACGTTAACTTTGGTGCACTTGTTAGGTGCTGCCTCACCAGGCCCAGATTTTGTGATGGTATCGCAGCAGTCTCTCGTCCACGGCCGTCGTGCCGGCCTCCTTGTTAGTCTTGGTATTGCTCTGGGTCTTGCTGTTCACATTATTTATTCCTCCATTGGCCTTGCGACCGTGATCAGTGAATCTTCAATGGTGCTGACGGTGATGAAATATCTGGCCGCAGCGTATTTGATTTATCTTGGCTGGAAAGGCATTCGTAGCAAAGCCGCAGTGGGTGATGACGACCAAAGCGTGAATGTGAAGCCACGCTCTGCATCCAAGCTGATTTCGATGGGATTTGTGTGTAACGCGTTGAACCCGAAAGCACCGCTTTATTTCCTTTCAGTGTTCACTCTGGTGCTGTCGCCAAAAATGCCAGTGATTGAATTATTCCTGTTGGGTGTATGGATGATGTTCATCCAACTGGTATGGTTTGGTTCAGTGGCGTTGGTGCTTTCCAAGCCGTCCGTGCAAGCAAAGTTCAAGCGCATCGGCCACTGGGTTGATCGTGTACTTGGCTCAGTGATGTTGGCATTTGGTCTAAAGTTGTTGTTTACCAGCACAAAGTAA
- a CDS encoding peroxiredoxin family protein produces the protein MAYTNKLAAGSEFPSITLKDLEGGEQTLGKPREGATWQMVVIYRGRHCPMCTRYLNHLEDYKEKLADIGIDIVAASGDSSAQLEEHMTRLEVSFPLAYGLSEAQMKELGLWVSLPRSEQETDHNFAEPGLFVINEQGTVQVVDISNNPFVRPDLETLVNGLAWIRNPDNNYPIRGTAPY, from the coding sequence ATGGCATACACAAACAAACTGGCAGCGGGAAGTGAATTCCCATCAATAACGTTGAAGGATCTTGAAGGCGGCGAGCAGACACTTGGCAAACCGCGCGAGGGAGCAACCTGGCAGATGGTGGTGATTTACCGTGGTCGTCACTGTCCGATGTGTACGCGCTACCTGAACCATCTTGAAGATTACAAAGAGAAACTGGCGGATATTGGCATCGATATCGTTGCTGCATCTGGCGACAGCAGCGCTCAACTTGAAGAGCACATGACGCGCTTAGAAGTGTCCTTCCCGCTTGCATACGGCTTGTCTGAAGCGCAAATGAAAGAGCTGGGTCTTTGGGTTTCTCTTCCGCGTTCAGAACAGGAAACTGACCACAACTTCGCAGAGCCAGGACTGTTTGTCATTAACGAGCAAGGCACAGTGCAAGTCGTCGATATTTCCAATAACCCATTCGTTCGCCCTGATTTAGAAACGCTGGTGAATGGTCTGGCATGGATTCGTAACCCAGATAACAACTACCCAATCCGTGGTACAGCGCCTTACTGA
- a CDS encoding NAD(P)H-dependent oxidoreductase, translated as MNILVINGHHYYPFSEGNLNKAMVDVASKTLTAQGYSVRLSSCEDYEVNEEIENHQWADVVILQSPVNWMGVSWKMKKYMDEVYTAGMGGELCAGDGRHRDTDDQYGTGGTLRGKKYMLSLTYNAPKEAFDDESQWLLRGKGIDDMFLPIHLNFRFFGMEALDTFACFDVMKNPNTENDKIRFKAHLESQLGG; from the coding sequence ATGAACATTCTGGTTATCAACGGTCACCACTACTATCCGTTCTCTGAAGGTAACTTGAACAAAGCCATGGTAGATGTGGCTTCTAAGACACTAACAGCACAAGGTTACAGCGTAAGATTGTCTTCATGCGAAGACTATGAGGTGAACGAAGAAATCGAAAACCACCAGTGGGCTGACGTTGTTATCCTCCAATCCCCGGTCAATTGGATGGGCGTGTCATGGAAAATGAAAAAGTACATGGACGAAGTCTACACTGCGGGTATGGGCGGTGAACTCTGCGCTGGCGACGGCCGCCATCGCGATACCGACGATCAATACGGCACTGGCGGAACCCTCAGAGGGAAAAAGTACATGCTTTCTCTCACTTACAACGCCCCCAAAGAAGCGTTTGATGATGAGAGTCAATGGCTGCTGCGGGGCAAAGGGATTGATGACATGTTTCTGCCAATACACCTTAATTTCCGCTTCTTCGGCATGGAAGCGTTGGACACTTTCGCATGTTTTGACGTGATGAAAAATCCGAACACAGAAAACGACAAGATCCGCTTCAAAGCGCATTTGGAATCACAACTGGGAGGCTAG
- a CDS encoding NAD(P)H-dependent oxidoreductase, whose translation MADNKNKVLVLFAHPSQRRSEVNAPLYKVAQSVEGVTTVDLYGEYPDYHINIDLEQKRLLEHDVVIFQFPLYWYSTPSILKEWQDLVLEYGFAYGSKGTALRGKQFLCAITAGGMEEAYKADGFNHFKIRQLLAPMEQMACLTGMNYLAPYALFGSRTAAEDGKVGRHTSSYERLLKALVNGAVDLEKAAMSEKITATNIEHVLKEGES comes from the coding sequence ATGGCAGACAATAAAAACAAGGTTCTGGTGCTGTTTGCGCATCCTTCGCAAAGGCGATCAGAAGTGAACGCTCCGCTCTATAAAGTGGCGCAATCCGTAGAAGGGGTAACCACAGTTGACCTCTATGGTGAATATCCCGATTACCACATCAACATTGATCTGGAACAAAAGCGTCTGCTTGAGCACGATGTGGTGATTTTCCAGTTTCCCCTCTATTGGTATTCAACACCATCCATTTTGAAAGAATGGCAAGATTTGGTGTTGGAATATGGCTTTGCCTATGGGTCGAAAGGTACGGCACTACGCGGAAAGCAGTTCTTGTGTGCCATCACTGCCGGTGGCATGGAAGAAGCCTATAAAGCGGACGGCTTTAACCACTTCAAAATCCGTCAATTACTCGCTCCCATGGAGCAAATGGCTTGTCTGACGGGTATGAATTATCTTGCCCCTTACGCACTGTTTGGTTCCAGAACCGCAGCGGAAGATGGCAAGGTTGGGCGACACACTTCAAGCTATGAACGGCTTCTAAAGGCACTTGTGAATGGGGCCGTTGACCTTGAAAAAGCAGCGATGAGCGAAAAAATCACCGCTACCAATATCGAACATGTGCTCAAGGAAGGTGAGTCATGA
- a CDS encoding monovalent cation:proton antiporter-2 (CPA2) family protein, with protein MTVIFLQAFIYLIAAVVAVPIAKKLGLGSVLGYLIAGVVIGPVIGLVGDETTTIQHFAEFGVVMMLFLVGLELEPKMLWSMRNKLLGLGGLQVGLTAAIVMGIALVLNQVWSVALAIGLIFALSSTAIVLQTFNEKRLTKTEGGRSAFSVLLFQDIAVIPMLAFIPLLALPELVEQAQSAAAAADHHEEMSLVAGLPGWALGLVITGAIAGVVVGGHFLSRPLFRFVASSGLREIFTATALMLVIGIAALMSLIGLSPALGTFLAGVVLANSEFRHELESNIEPFKGLLLGLFFITVGAGINFGILFDDFFVIIGLTAGLMLLKAAILFILSLVFRIKGTARWLFTLSLAQAGEFGFVLLSFSMQNNVLPIDVAQLLSLVVAISMFLTPGLFILYDKVILPRFEKSANDREADEIDERGSVIIAGVGRFGQIVNRLLTANGVKTVVLDYEAAQIENLRQINIKSYFGDATRPEHLHTAGIEEAAILVVSMDNQETTTELVEYVKKTYPNVKVLARAFDRGHAYMLRHAGADYVIKETFLSALELGAEALRSLGEHPFVVEQHKATFRRVENESSQKLFETWKGGDDSKSYDTHYQHLFIQLEEAIREAMNEDRMDRHSMTEREWTPPPKDYLDDFNDDAEDKSEEKPA; from the coding sequence ATGACAGTGATTTTTCTTCAGGCTTTTATTTACCTGATTGCGGCTGTTGTTGCGGTACCAATTGCTAAAAAGTTGGGTTTGGGCTCTGTACTGGGTTATCTGATCGCCGGTGTGGTGATTGGCCCTGTGATTGGTCTGGTGGGTGATGAAACTACCACCATTCAGCACTTTGCAGAGTTCGGCGTCGTGATGATGTTGTTTTTGGTTGGCCTTGAGCTTGAGCCAAAAATGCTATGGTCAATGCGCAATAAGTTACTCGGACTGGGTGGCTTACAAGTCGGCCTGACAGCAGCCATCGTTATGGGTATTGCGTTGGTATTGAATCAGGTATGGAGCGTCGCGCTGGCGATTGGCCTGATATTCGCACTGTCGTCCACCGCCATTGTACTGCAAACCTTTAATGAAAAACGTCTGACCAAAACTGAAGGCGGGCGAAGCGCATTCTCAGTATTGCTGTTCCAAGATATTGCCGTTATCCCTATGTTGGCGTTTATCCCGCTTCTGGCTTTGCCCGAATTGGTAGAACAGGCGCAATCTGCCGCAGCGGCGGCGGATCACCACGAAGAAATGAGTCTGGTGGCAGGTCTTCCAGGTTGGGCGTTGGGCCTCGTAATCACGGGTGCGATTGCGGGTGTGGTTGTCGGCGGGCATTTCCTTAGTCGTCCACTGTTCCGCTTTGTGGCAAGCTCTGGTCTCCGCGAAATCTTCACCGCGACCGCATTGATGCTGGTGATTGGTATCGCTGCGCTGATGAGTTTGATTGGACTTTCTCCAGCGCTGGGGACTTTCCTTGCGGGTGTGGTTCTGGCGAACAGCGAATTCCGCCACGAGTTGGAATCTAACATTGAGCCGTTTAAAGGCCTGTTACTTGGTTTGTTCTTTATCACAGTCGGCGCGGGCATTAACTTCGGCATTCTGTTTGATGATTTTTTTGTCATCATCGGTTTGACTGCGGGTTTGATGCTATTGAAAGCAGCAATTCTGTTTATTCTGTCGCTGGTTTTCCGTATCAAAGGAACGGCGCGTTGGTTGTTTACGTTGAGTTTGGCGCAAGCGGGTGAGTTTGGTTTTGTGCTACTGAGTTTCTCGATGCAGAACAATGTTCTGCCAATAGACGTTGCCCAGTTGCTGTCTTTGGTGGTCGCGATTTCGATGTTCCTGACACCAGGTCTATTCATTCTTTATGACAAGGTGATTCTGCCGCGCTTTGAGAAAAGTGCGAACGATCGGGAAGCAGACGAAATAGACGAGCGGGGTAGTGTGATCATTGCGGGAGTGGGTCGCTTCGGTCAGATTGTGAACCGACTCCTCACAGCAAATGGCGTGAAAACCGTCGTACTCGATTACGAAGCGGCGCAAATTGAAAATCTTCGTCAAATCAATATTAAGAGCTACTTCGGTGATGCTACACGTCCTGAACATCTTCATACGGCCGGTATCGAAGAAGCAGCGATACTTGTGGTTTCGATGGATAATCAGGAAACCACAACCGAATTGGTTGAGTACGTAAAGAAAACGTACCCTAACGTCAAGGTACTTGCCCGTGCTTTTGACCGTGGTCATGCTTATATGCTGCGCCATGCGGGAGCCGATTACGTGATCAAAGAAACGTTTCTTTCCGCATTGGAGCTGGGTGCGGAAGCACTCCGTTCATTGGGCGAACACCCGTTCGTGGTTGAACAGCACAAGGCCACATTTAGACGCGTCGAGAACGAAAGTTCGCAGAAGCTGTTTGAAACGTGGAAAGGCGGTGATGACAGTAAGAGCTACGATACCCATTACCAGCATCTTTTTATTCAACTTGAAGAAGCCATTCGTGAAGCGATGAACGAAGACAGAATGGACCGTCACAGCATGACAGAGCGTGAGTGGACACCACCGCCAAAAGATTACCTCGACGACTTCAACGATGACGCTGAAGACAAATCCGAGGAAAAGCCAGCCTGA
- a CDS encoding GNAT family N-acetyltransferase: MLLVPFRDENAPQLCDWIRSGRDNFLWGGPAFEYPLQVEKVREHIAKKEVTPYLVMHDGIAVGYIDIYRVSTSEFRLCRVLIAETSARGQGLGKQLVSLALDVVSEDPKIRTASLAVFAHNEAAVRCYTSLGFELLPDETKVREFQGEHWTLYRMTKQIA; the protein is encoded by the coding sequence ATGCTACTGGTCCCGTTTCGCGATGAGAATGCGCCACAGCTTTGCGATTGGATAAGAAGTGGCCGGGATAACTTCCTATGGGGAGGCCCGGCTTTCGAATATCCTTTGCAGGTCGAGAAAGTTCGCGAACACATCGCAAAAAAGGAGGTCACTCCTTATCTGGTGATGCACGATGGCATTGCTGTTGGCTATATCGATATTTACCGGGTTTCGACGTCGGAATTCCGCTTATGTCGGGTGTTGATTGCTGAAACATCGGCACGTGGTCAGGGACTGGGGAAACAATTGGTTTCACTGGCGCTTGATGTGGTGAGCGAAGATCCAAAAATCCGCACTGCGTCGCTGGCCGTCTTCGCGCACAACGAGGCGGCGGTTCGCTGTTACACCTCATTAGGTTTTGAACTGCTTCCCGATGAAACAAAAGTACGTGAGTTTCAGGGAGAGCACTGGACACTCTACCGGATGACCAAGCAGATTGCTTGA
- the gbpA gene encoding N-acetylglucosamine-binding protein GbpA, with translation MLKLKTTLLPVVAALFSASVMSHGYISAKDGGIAAGRAALCKYSTPTGEQNSACGQVQWEPQSVEGPEGFPEFGPEDGKIASAGLIQFSPLDEQTASRWVKQPIKAGMNDFEWTFTANHVTRNWKYYITKADWNPNLPLARSTFDLNPFCVVEGNMQKPPKTMLHSCDVPEREGYHVVLAVWDVGDTAAAFYNVIDVQFDGDTPVLPEWTQGGQINPGINLAKGDAVFTRVFDSEGERPELSTRVEIDSEKAGEANTWSYNLATKINQTNENVQAGQRDANGAFNPVFGANPIYLKSASGLTRVEVGYEIESPEPEYTVTIDGVAQEYVIRDGKVALDLAVTASGDLTVEMTVYNHAQEALAYEKLSLADGTSTAVDMVLENAKDGHHMLVSRAKDAEGNLVDQQMFDFFLLEQGEQCGTDPEAVNHPAWSNATTYTGGEKVSFNGLVWEAKYWVQGATPDSSDAWKLISQMPVAWTSGKAYIAGEQVIFEGRLYQANWWVNNSPASAPEAWSDKGAFNCE, from the coding sequence ATGCTCAAACTTAAAACCACTCTTCTGCCAGTCGTAGCAGCACTTTTTAGTGCTAGTGTTATGTCCCACGGTTACATCAGTGCCAAAGACGGTGGCATTGCCGCTGGCCGCGCTGCCCTTTGTAAATACAGCACCCCAACAGGGGAACAAAACTCTGCTTGCGGTCAGGTTCAATGGGAGCCTCAGAGTGTTGAAGGCCCAGAAGGCTTTCCCGAGTTCGGCCCTGAAGATGGCAAAATCGCCAGCGCTGGATTGATTCAATTTTCTCCGCTTGATGAACAAACGGCATCGCGCTGGGTAAAACAGCCAATCAAAGCGGGTATGAACGACTTCGAGTGGACCTTTACGGCTAACCATGTTACTCGCAACTGGAAATACTACATCACTAAAGCAGATTGGAATCCGAACCTGCCGCTGGCGCGCAGCACCTTCGATCTGAATCCTTTCTGTGTAGTGGAAGGCAACATGCAGAAACCACCGAAAACCATGCTGCACAGCTGTGATGTGCCAGAGCGTGAGGGCTATCATGTTGTTCTTGCAGTATGGGATGTGGGTGATACCGCTGCGGCGTTCTACAACGTTATTGACGTACAATTTGATGGTGACACGCCAGTACTCCCAGAATGGACGCAAGGCGGTCAAATCAACCCGGGCATCAATCTGGCGAAAGGTGATGCAGTATTTACCCGCGTGTTTGATTCAGAAGGCGAACGCCCTGAGCTGTCTACCCGTGTTGAAATCGATAGCGAAAAGGCTGGTGAAGCGAATACCTGGTCTTACAATCTGGCAACTAAAATCAACCAGACCAATGAAAACGTCCAAGCAGGTCAGCGCGATGCCAATGGTGCATTTAACCCGGTATTTGGCGCAAACCCAATCTATCTGAAATCAGCCAGCGGTTTGACCCGCGTAGAAGTGGGCTACGAGATTGAATCACCTGAGCCGGAATACACAGTAACCATTGATGGTGTGGCGCAGGAGTATGTGATTCGTGATGGCAAAGTGGCGCTGGATCTGGCTGTAACTGCTTCTGGCGATCTGACCGTTGAAATGACAGTTTATAACCATGCTCAGGAAGCACTGGCTTACGAAAAACTGTCTCTGGCTGATGGCACATCGACCGCTGTTGATATGGTGCTGGAAAACGCTAAAGACGGTCACCATATGCTGGTATCCCGTGCGAAGGATGCGGAAGGCAATCTGGTCGACCAACAAATGTTTGACTTCTTCCTGCTGGAGCAAGGCGAGCAATGTGGCACAGACCCAGAAGCCGTTAATCACCCAGCTTGGTCAAATGCGACGACATATACTGGTGGTGAGAAAGTCAGCTTCAATGGCTTGGTATGGGAAGCGAAATACTGGGTTCAGGGCGCTACACCGGATTCAAGTGATGCGTGGAAACTGATCAGCCAAATGCCAGTGGCATGGACATCAGGTAAAGCATATATAGCGGGTGAGCAAGTGATCTTTGAAGGTCGTCTGTACCAGGCGAACTGGTGGGTCAACAACAGCCCAGCCTCTGCGCCAGAAGCGTGGAGTGACAAAGGCGCTTTCAACTGCGAATAA
- a CDS encoding M6 family metalloprotease domain-containing protein: MKGSNRAGSLLLTMLGCMFSGSVFSTTMPAPVWHKIELANGDQIEVKLRGNEAFHWHEDRAGNALILKDDSWYFAEITLENGHSQLSSTGVRKTSEEHELEVSQYRPEAVSVHPLARANLFANKTAQFSPSQVDVSSAPSMRREASFASNAVNQPLLVVTVSFKDVVMRNDFQPLIFGNDGKQSVTDYFLKNSMNNYRVVPAVESQGQVNDGVISVSLELDHPDCHRGSYCNLKLNQVFKDAYSVVDNHLDFSAYDTNSDGTISPTELSVMFVFAGNDMSYGSLSGDPAIWPHKYSHDAISVDGKQISSYCLFADFQGDHQSTMGVIAHELGHLMLDLPDLYSYEHDGSIGSWGLMGGGSWGTKPGDRYPGETPVNMTAWSKHQANFLTPREITPSDDYVEIGNHEAAIVHLDPYLREYGSKLYLENRTYSGYDEALTAEGLLMTSVNVNNAFNYKGPMQVQVLQADNRKDLEIGRRSDSGDVFPGLYGITEIADNTAPSLQSITGQPSNVHISGINANASKASFFVEQPEPGNRFGLLTTFERSYVDPNQRPNMAAFALELPNDARLDGVQFHVSPTSIFTEHSYKVWRLPYSAPVFGNLSIDTSYADLIHQGQTEDGGRILFDTPWVLSAGKHLLVVEVESTAMFEANYLFSQPVVAENRRVERVWLGDESQASTTGLTMRNYYTTPFAALFDPDVSAGVFASDDSLTVQQDGSVSLNLRKNDFHKLGQSYSLEIVEAPQHGKIEGEQYVPNTGFVGMDSFSYRLVEEGSGLQSNVANVTVEISPSNHAPAVSIVPDYNAFKPGYGVTLVANATDADGDSLSYQWAIDSKVSVRQSLDSKSIWFVIPDSVVADDILEFSVEVTDARGAATAQALSMTVENSEPVARDDFATQELGTTVYYDVRANDEDHDGDRFHISAADFSGFVVLSDDLVEIEDGQIKFTAPNVMPESKELSITYQITAPWQGHVDSATLYISLTGESEQIPDTAPENGDSGSSGGGGGGPSIWLLLLSAFYSARIMQGRKLGI, from the coding sequence ATGAAAGGAAGCAATCGGGCAGGAAGCCTGTTACTGACAATGCTTGGATGCATGTTCTCGGGCAGTGTGTTTTCCACCACCATGCCAGCGCCAGTTTGGCACAAAATTGAATTGGCAAATGGCGACCAAATTGAAGTGAAATTAAGAGGTAATGAAGCGTTTCATTGGCATGAGGATAGAGCCGGAAATGCCCTTATCTTAAAGGACGACAGTTGGTATTTCGCTGAAATCACTCTTGAGAACGGACATTCGCAGTTAAGTTCGACGGGTGTACGTAAAACCAGCGAAGAGCATGAATTGGAAGTATCTCAATATCGGCCTGAAGCCGTTTCTGTTCATCCTCTTGCTCGTGCAAACCTTTTTGCGAATAAAACAGCACAGTTTTCTCCCTCTCAAGTTGATGTTTCATCCGCGCCATCAATGCGCCGCGAAGCCTCTTTTGCTTCTAATGCTGTGAACCAACCTCTACTTGTGGTCACGGTCTCTTTTAAAGACGTGGTGATGAGAAATGATTTCCAGCCACTGATCTTCGGTAACGACGGAAAACAGAGTGTCACGGATTACTTCCTGAAAAACTCCATGAATAACTACCGCGTTGTGCCTGCCGTCGAATCTCAAGGGCAAGTCAATGATGGCGTGATTTCGGTTTCTTTGGAGCTGGACCACCCTGACTGTCATCGCGGTTCATACTGCAACTTGAAGCTAAACCAAGTTTTCAAAGATGCCTACAGTGTTGTAGACAACCATCTGGATTTCTCTGCGTACGACACGAACAGTGATGGCACTATATCTCCCACTGAGCTATCGGTCATGTTTGTGTTTGCTGGTAACGACATGTCGTATGGTTCACTCTCAGGTGACCCTGCCATTTGGCCTCACAAGTATTCTCACGACGCTATCTCAGTTGATGGTAAGCAAATCAGCAGTTACTGCCTCTTTGCTGACTTCCAAGGTGACCACCAATCCACCATGGGTGTGATCGCGCATGAGTTAGGTCACCTGATGCTGGATTTGCCGGATCTTTATTCTTATGAACATGATGGGTCTATCGGTAGCTGGGGATTAATGGGAGGTGGCTCTTGGGGAACAAAGCCGGGCGACAGATATCCCGGCGAGACGCCAGTCAATATGACGGCATGGAGCAAACACCAAGCTAACTTCCTCACTCCCCGTGAAATTACACCGAGTGACGACTATGTCGAAATAGGTAATCATGAGGCAGCGATTGTTCACCTTGATCCTTATCTGCGAGAGTATGGTTCAAAGCTGTATCTAGAGAATCGCACATACAGTGGCTATGACGAGGCATTGACGGCAGAAGGTCTACTGATGACCAGTGTGAACGTGAATAATGCGTTCAATTACAAAGGCCCAATGCAGGTACAGGTTCTTCAAGCCGATAACAGGAAAGATCTTGAGATTGGCAGACGTTCAGATTCGGGGGATGTCTTCCCCGGCCTGTATGGAATAACGGAAATTGCAGATAACACTGCGCCGTCTTTGCAATCCATTACTGGTCAGCCGAGCAATGTTCACATATCAGGTATCAATGCCAACGCATCCAAAGCAAGTTTCTTTGTTGAACAACCAGAGCCAGGCAACCGCTTTGGCTTGCTGACAACCTTTGAAAGGTCATATGTCGATCCAAATCAGCGACCAAATATGGCGGCATTTGCACTAGAACTTCCGAACGACGCGAGACTTGATGGTGTTCAGTTCCATGTATCGCCAACATCGATCTTTACTGAACATAGTTACAAAGTTTGGCGTCTTCCTTACAGTGCGCCAGTGTTTGGCAATCTTAGTATAGACACCTCCTATGCAGACCTCATTCACCAGGGACAAACAGAGGACGGGGGACGGATTCTGTTTGATACTCCATGGGTATTGAGTGCCGGAAAACATTTGCTGGTTGTCGAGGTCGAAAGCACAGCGATGTTTGAGGCAAACTATCTGTTTTCTCAGCCTGTCGTGGCAGAAAATCGTCGTGTCGAAAGGGTATGGCTGGGTGACGAGTCGCAAGCATCCACGACGGGTCTCACCATGCGAAACTATTACACGACGCCTTTCGCTGCGCTTTTCGACCCGGATGTGTCTGCAGGCGTTTTCGCATCAGACGATAGCTTAACCGTACAGCAAGACGGCTCTGTATCACTCAATCTACGTAAGAATGATTTTCATAAACTGGGCCAATCATACTCGCTGGAGATTGTAGAAGCGCCTCAACATGGAAAAATTGAAGGTGAACAATATGTTCCAAATACAGGGTTTGTAGGAATGGATAGCTTTTCATACCGTCTCGTTGAAGAAGGTAGCGGATTGCAGTCTAACGTTGCGAACGTCACGGTGGAAATTTCACCATCCAACCATGCACCTGCTGTTTCAATTGTTCCAGACTACAATGCGTTTAAACCAGGGTACGGAGTGACGCTTGTGGCCAACGCAACAGATGCTGATGGCGACTCGCTTTCCTATCAATGGGCGATAGATAGCAAAGTCTCGGTTAGGCAGAGTCTGGACTCTAAATCTATCTGGTTTGTTATTCCTGATTCAGTGGTAGCGGATGATATCTTGGAGTTTTCTGTTGAAGTCACCGATGCTCGTGGTGCAGCCACTGCGCAAGCATTAAGTATGACCGTTGAAAACAGTGAACCTGTCGCAAGGGATGATTTTGCTACCCAAGAATTGGGTACCACAGTGTATTACGATGTTAGGGCGAACGACGAAGACCATGATGGCGACCGTTTCCATATCTCTGCCGCCGATTTTAGTGGGTTCGTGGTGCTGTCTGATGATTTGGTCGAGATAGAAGACGGGCAGATCAAATTTACTGCGCCTAACGTGATGCCAGAATCCAAGGAGCTTTCGATCACTTATCAGATTACAGCCCCTTGGCAGGGACATGTGGATTCCGCAACGCTATACATTTCTCTCACTGGGGAATCAGAGCAGATACCCGACACGGCTCCTGAAAATGGAGACTCAGGGAGCAGTGGTGGTGGAGGCGGTGGTCCGTCGATCTGGTTATTGCTTCTGAGCGCGTTCTATTCAGCGCGTATCATGCAGGGGCGAAAGCTTGGAATTTAA
- a CDS encoding L,D-transpeptidase family protein, whose product MKSLFRTLSLILLCSAVFSANGMETEHKIDLVKVDKSARKMYLIQGNKIVRWYSISLGANPKGHKLREGDKRTPEGRYSLDLINEQSSFYRSIRINYPNETDSKRAAKLGFSPGGQIMIHGQKNGNGPHPSIKRGKDWTDGCIAIDNEEMDEFLSLVKVGTPIDIEW is encoded by the coding sequence ATGAAATCGTTGTTCAGAACGCTGAGTCTGATTTTGCTTTGCAGTGCAGTTTTCTCAGCTAACGGAATGGAAACCGAGCATAAAATCGATTTGGTGAAAGTGGACAAATCTGCTCGTAAGATGTACCTGATTCAAGGGAACAAAATTGTCCGTTGGTACAGCATTTCTCTCGGAGCAAACCCGAAAGGCCACAAACTGCGCGAAGGAGACAAGCGCACTCCGGAAGGCCGCTATTCCCTCGACCTGATTAACGAGCAATCCAGCTTCTACCGTTCAATCCGCATTAACTACCCCAACGAAACTGACAGCAAACGTGCCGCAAAGCTGGGTTTTAGCCCTGGCGGACAGATCATGATCCACGGCCAGAAAAATGGTAACGGTCCTCACCCCAGCATCAAACGGGGCAAGGACTGGACGGATGGCTGTATTGCCATCGACAACGAGGAAATGGATGAGTTTTTGAGTCTGGTGAAAGTGGGAACACCCATTGATATTGAGTGGTGA
- a CDS encoding DUF969 domain-containing protein — translation MIDFWPLIGIVIITVGLALKLNTLLVILVAGVATGLVADIALMDILSTLGQSFTQNRYMSLFIIILPMIGILERYGLRQRAEQLIGSMKKASVSKILMTYLLLRKVTNGMGLSIGGHPSMIRPLIAPMAEAAAEKVSPKLQEEKRQAIRALAAASENFGNFFSQLLFIGTGGILLIKGVMADNKLDVQLETMALWALPTAVASYIVFVVFSKVMEARLLKNLEKAAATATDVKSEG, via the coding sequence ATGATCGATTTCTGGCCATTGATTGGCATTGTAATAATTACGGTGGGGTTGGCACTAAAGCTAAACACCTTGCTTGTTATTTTAGTTGCTGGGGTAGCAACGGGCCTCGTCGCTGACATCGCCTTGATGGATATTCTTTCCACACTCGGCCAGTCCTTCACTCAAAACCGCTATATGTCCCTTTTCATCATTATTCTTCCAATGATCGGCATTCTTGAACGTTATGGTCTTCGCCAGCGAGCCGAACAGCTGATCGGTTCCATGAAAAAAGCGTCTGTCAGCAAAATTCTGATGACTTATCTGCTACTGCGGAAAGTGACAAATGGCATGGGCTTGAGCATCGGTGGTCACCCATCCATGATCCGTCCTCTCATTGCGCCTATGGCGGAAGCGGCAGCAGAGAAAGTTTCACCGAAGCTGCAAGAAGAGAAGCGTCAGGCCATTCGCGCACTCGCCGCTGCCAGTGAAAACTTTGGCAACTTCTTCAGCCAACTGCTGTTTATCGGTACGGGCGGTATCCTGCTGATTAAAGGCGTGATGGCTGACAACAAGTTGGATGTACAGTTAGAAACCATGGCGTTGTGGGCGCTGCCAACGGCTGTTGCTTCTTACATCGTGTTCGTGGTTTTCAGCAAAGTTATGGAAGCCCGTTTGCTGAAAAACTTAGAAAAAGCCGCTGCAACGGCGACTGACGTTAAAAGCGAAGGGTAA